The following coding sequences lie in one Vanessa atalanta chromosome 1, ilVanAtal1.2, whole genome shotgun sequence genomic window:
- the LOC125067694 gene encoding trypsin CFT-1-like produces MRGVFMFTFLAMGLATVSSQASMRIMGGTLTNVESYPYITSLLRSQDMVTYRQTCAGSVLTSRHILSAAQCFVGDTANNWRIRAGSTWANSGGTIYFTDQIVRHPNFNARTFDSDLAIIRTTTPIDIVNTVRVGSIAGTTYQILDNQAVWAIGWGATSFGGAKSEQLRHVQIWTVNQQECKNRYAALGYPITDNMLCSGWLDVGGRDQCQDDAGGPLLHNSVIVGVSSWGHQCGLARYPGVNTRVSRFTPWIQANT; encoded by the exons ATGAGAGGTGTTTTCATGTTTACGTTTCTGGCCATGGGGCTGGCCACTGTCAgct CCCAGGCATCAATGAGGATAATGGGTGGGACACTCACAAATGTCGAGTCGTATCCTTACATTACTTCACTCCTCCGTTCGCAAGACATGGTGACTTATAGGCAGACATGTGCCGGTAGCGTTCTTACTAGCAGACACATCTTGTCTGCCGCTCAGTGTTTCgt TGGTGATACAGCAAATAATTGGCGAATCAGGGCTGGGTCCACGTGGGCCAACAGCGGCGGTACTATTTACTTCACCGATCAGATTGTCCGCCATCCTAATTTTAATGCACGCACGTTCGACAGTGATTTAGCCATTATTCGAACTACTACGCCTATAGACATCGTCAACACCGTACGCGTCGGATCTATCGCTGGCACTACCTATCAGATTCTCGATAATCAAGCTGTGTGGGCTATTGGATGGGGAGCAACTTCG tttgGAGGTGCCAAGTCTGAGCAGCTTCGCCACGTGCAGATCTGGACTGTAAACCAACAGGAGTGCAAAAATCGCTACGCTGCTCTGGGGTATCCTATCACAGATAACATGCTCTGCTCTGGGTGGCTCGACGTTGGCGGCCGCGACCAATGCCAGGACGACGCTGGAGGTCCTCTCCTACATAATTCAGTAATCGTCGGTGTTAGCTCGTGGGGTCACCAGTGTGGGTTAGCCCGTTACCCAGGTGTAAATACGCGCGTTAGTCGGTTCACTCCGTGGATTCAGGCTAATACATAA